The window tttttttattatcgaTGGTACCCTTATATTATTGAGCGTTTTAAAATCGTAGCTTTCTTTAACTTTTTTCGTCCAAAatcattcaaaattaatttttttttatgttttgaatcgaaaaataaaagaaaaaaagttaacgaTTTTTgacgaaaaaaattttaaaagttacgATTATAAACGCTCGATAGTACGAGGataccattaataataaaaaaacttataaatactatcaataaaatatcaaaactagAGGTACCATTTATAATTTCTCATATTTATAATATACCTTACCAAAAATATTCCCCAATCCATGACTTGCTAGTACCTatccatttatttatttaaatatttataaccaaattatatatttatttatattatgtcACACTATATATAATGGTATGAAACATGCTAGTGTAACCTTAAATAGATTGATTTTGTTTTGCTGATAAAAGAAGGCACAAATAATGTTTCCAACATCTGAGGAACTGAAGAATTGTTTGAAGATTGTAACAGAGAATGAGTTTACAAAGGAAGAAGATTCAATTAGTTTTACATCATCAGATTTaatggaagatgatgatgatgcaacTTCTTCATTGAATTCTCCTTCAACaagttcttcttcatcatcttcaaatGGGCCGTTGTTTCAATTGTCAGATCTCATGGATCAACTTCCCATCAAGTGAGTTTTTCTTCTTTTGGATTTCACCCAATTTTGTCTTGTTATTATTTCTGTACTTTCTTCttgattaattaagaaaatttcttgcacAATTTAAAGGTTTAATTTAATGGGTTTTGTCTggttttcctcttttttcttaaatcaatttttaaggGTCTAAAATATGTAAGATATGGTTAGAAAACCCaaagaaaacatttaaaaaagttggaaggtgaagaaaatctaaaattttgcCGTGAAAGGTCAAAAACCCTCCAAATGGGTGATTAGTAGAGTTGTACATTTCCATGTTTGAACAAGTGCCCAGAAAGATATCAAGAATGGGGATGATTTTAATTCTACAATAAAAGTTTATGAAATGAATTACTTGTATCAACTAACTGAAAATAGGAAAGCATATATTTTTAAGGTTTACTCGGTAAATAATCGTAATTTATTAATCTGACAAAGCATATGTAAGTAGTAACTATTTATAGGTCTAtaactttaagaaaaatttataattaattactatAATTTGCAAATGACcataaacaaacaaaacaaataccaataaaataaacaaaataaaaaaaaataaattaaaatcataaaagtcCTAACCTATCAAGTTGATCgagataattttatttgttttttgtttttaattatttttggaatgGTGCAGGAAAGGATTATCAAATTATTACGGAGGGAAATCAGAGTCATTTACATCACTAGCGAAGGTGCAAAGTTTGGAAGATctacaaaagaaagaaaatccATACAAGAAGAAGATCAAATTATGCACTACTTATTGTGCTGGTTTTGACAGTCATAAAGTTTGCAGTCCAAAACGTACAATTTTTAAGAAGTCTTCAAATCAATATTCAAAAACTGCTTCTTTTACATCAACACCTAAAATTagttgcagtaataatttacTACTACTGTCTTCTTGTATACCTCCCAATCCTCTTCCTACTGTAGAAAAggatttttaatcttttttaaagatttgttttccttttttttttgaggttaACTTGCTAGAAATTTTTGTAGCGATTTGGGTGTTAAAGAAGAGGTTAATTTTTGGTTCatgatttatatttatatttagaggTTGTTAATCAAATTTTCTTTGTGCTACTTTTAGAGGAAGAAAGAGCAATTATGGTTAACATTAATCATATGAAATGCTCTTGAGTTAGGCCTCGTTATTGGTATTCTATTCCTTTgcagatccttgttcataaaTTTTGATGTctgaaatatatttaattgcaATATTGGAAATGCTTGTACTATTTAATAAtcgaatttataattaatttataatttatttataagttaaaatatagtcaagtgaaatattatttaattcgtcttgatggaaagattattattattaaatttttataattttttattaaatataataagaaatattttaaattagattAATGTACTagtgtgaaaaaataaatattgtaaatatttttagaaTGGAGGACATACAAATACAAAGATGATAATTATCAAAATAGCAATGAAAGTATAACATTGGGGAGAAGCGTGGTGTTTTTGACTAGTAGTTGTAGTGACTTGTGAGTTATCAGACGGATGGATAGAAATAGTTTATCCAAGTCTCTATCCGAAATGGTAAGAGTTACGACTCAATAA of the Amaranthus tricolor cultivar Red isolate AtriRed21 chromosome 6, ASM2621246v1, whole genome shotgun sequence genome contains:
- the LOC130815838 gene encoding protein OXIDATIVE STRESS 3-like — encoded protein: MFPTSEELKNCLKIVTENEFTKEEDSISFTSSDLMEDDDDATSSLNSPSTSSSSSSSNGPLFQLSDLMDQLPIKKGLSNYYGGKSESFTSLAKVQSLEDLQKKENPYKKKIKLCTTYCAGFDSHKVCSPKRTIFKKSSNQYSKTASFTSTPKISCSNNLLLLSSCIPPNPLPTVEKDF